The Hymenobacter oligotrophus genome segment GCCCCGGCCATTACTGGTCGGGGCCTTGGTAGCGAGGGTGCTAGCGCGGCAAGCCGCGCAACACCACTATTTGGCTGGCTTGGCTGTTGCCGTTGTTGGGGCGGGCGCCGCCGTTGCGGTACTTGGTGCCCGTCCAGGTATGGGGCTGAATGCAGAGGGCAAACGTGTTCGGCTCACCGATCAGCTCTGAGATATCGAACATGGCGCCGTATTCCCACGAGCCGTAGGCCGAGGTGCGCCCTACGTTGTAGGTGCCCGCGTCGGGGGCATTGCGACGATGGTCGAGTTCCAATACCCGCTTCAGCTCGCCGGTGGCAATGTTGTACTGGTACACGTAGGCGTCGTGCGTCTCCTGGCCGTAGCCGTTCGAGTCTTCCTGAATGTACACATAGTTTTCGGTGGCGCAGAGGTTGTCGGGATTCTGGAAATCGGCCGCCTTGTTGGCAGCGGTGCGGTTGTCGCCATCCAGTATCACCTCCAAGGTGCCTCGCAAGGGGTTTTGAGCGTCGAGCACGAGGCGGTAGGTGCGGCCGAATTTGGTGCGCGAGCCATCGGCGTTGGCACCGCTGCGGTCTTGGCCCGTTACGTTGAAGTACACCTCGCGGCTGCGTCCGGTGCCTTTGCGGTAGTCGATGTCCTCAACCCGGCCGAACTTGATGGCTTTCAGCGGATCTACCTGCGCCTGCAGCTGCGTGCCCGTCAGCGAGTTGGCGTTCGGAATGGCCGCAAACTCTACGTCGTAGCGTTGGCCCACCACCATGTCGGTTTCGCGTTGGTTTTGGTCGAGGCGGCGCAGCAAGTACTGCTGGCCCCCGTCCAAGTCGCCGGCCACGGTGCTGCGGTACATTACTAGTTGGCCCCCGGTAGCATCGGAGGCGTCTTCGCCGATGAGCACCACCGTTTGGCCCGCGTAGGCAGTTTTGGGCAGCGGCACGGCGTTTTCGGCGCTCCAGTAGCCCAGGCCGCGTATGCCGCGGGCCGTATTTTGGCTAAGCGTGTCGCCAAATGGGTTGATGAGGTGGGTTTGGGCATCAACGGAGCTTTCGCCGGCGCTCAAGAAGTACGGGCCAAAACCATGCTCCTCGGGCGTAACCATGGTGGCCGAGCACAAACGCCAGCGGCCGCCGTTGGCGTTGAGCAGGTACTCGCCGCGCACAGGCTTAAACTTCTCATCGAGCCACACGCGCGAAATGCTCATGTTGTCCTCGTGGTTGGTAACGAGCACGTACCCTTGGCCATTGGGAGCTTTCAGCAAGCCAGCGCCATCGGCCGAGCCACCGAACATAAAGCGCGGCGAGGCCGGCAATACGTCGTCGGAGCTAATGAGCGAGTAAATACCTAGGTTTTCGAAGCCGGGCAGGGGCTTTACCAAAGCCGGTGTTACCGAATGGTTTTTTAGCTCCACGGCCACGAGCTGCGGTTCTTCCTTTGCGCTGTCTTTTTTCTCGCAGCTAATCAGCAGAACCGGTGCCAGCAAGCAAGCGGCAACCCGAGCCGAAAGGGTAGTGGTGTTCATAACCCGTTGATTGGTTGGTGATATGGATATCCAAATCGGACGGGGCAAAACTATTTCGGCCTTGTTACGGGGAGGTAACCGCGCGTTTACGCTATCGTCATGGCTTGGTTAGCTCAGCATCAAGCGAGTGTTAGCAAATGGTAAAGCGCAGCCATCGGTATGTTTGGCCTGTTGGCCCAACCAAGCCTATGCCACAAGTAGTCGGGCGTATGCATTCGGCTTGAACAAGTGCTACTTACGAATGCGCCAAGCGCATACCAAATTACCCGCGCAGTGCCTAGCCGACACAATGGCCCTGGCACCCAGGGCAAAAAACAGCCCCCGCCAAGTGCACTACCTGGCGGGGGCTTACAAGTGCTCGTCACTTCACCTACTTGCACTTATCGGCGTACTGCCGAGTAAAGGGTGTTAGCGGCGGGTGCTATGCGCAGCGCGTACAAACCGCGGTGCGGCTTTGCTAGCCTTGAGCTTGCCGGATTTGCTGCGGCGATGACGCTGCGAGAACTTCCAGCCTTTGTAGCGTTTGTAGTTGGGGCGATGAACGTACACCCGGCCCTTCATTTTGGCCTTGGCATAAGCGCTGATGCGGCCAGCTTCGGCAGGTACGGCGATGCTGCTCACCAGCAGCGCAAAACACAATAGCAGGATCCTGATCATGGTACCGATGAAAGGGTTAGGTGTATCGTTCGATTCGGTTGCCTTACTGAAAAATGCGTGCCACAATCAGGCTTCTAAGCGCCGGCTAGGTGGTTAGTCAGCCTTGTTTAATAAACTATTTATATATAATATGTTGATTATAAACATGTTGACTAATTTAAAAGAGAGTTCAAAAACGCAGTAAATTAATCTGCATCTAGCGCGTCGGGTTAGATTGAGCTGGGTTTGATCAATTGGCTGGGCATTTTGCGGGAGAGAAGAGAATGTTGTGCCCGGTAGCCGAAAGCTCCGATTTGCCGCCCCGACCTGCAGAAGTTAGCCGCGCAGTTGAAGCAAGTCGTAGGCCCTAAAAACACGTCGGCCCCGCACCTAGGTGCGGGGCCGACGTGTGCAGCATTGGCAACCAGGGCTTACTCGACCACCACGCCCATGCGGCCGAACTTATCGATGCGCTGCGAAATGCGCTCATCGGAGGGAAGCGCCTCCAGTTCGTCGAGGGTTTTGGCGATGGTTTTCTTCAAGGTCTCGATCATGCGGGCGGTATCGGTGTGGGCGCCACCCAGGGGCTCCTTCACGATACCGTCAACCAGGCCAGCCTTTAGCATATCGGTGGCCGTCAGCTTCAGTGCTTCGGCGGCTTGCTCCTTGTAATTCCAGGAGCGCCACAGAATGCTCGAGCACGACTCCGGCGAAATCACCGAGTACCAAGTGTTTTCCAGCATCAGCACCCGGTCGCCGATGGCAATGCCCAGCGCGCCGCCCGAAGCGCCCTCGCCGATGATGATGCAGATAACCGGCACCTTCAGCATGAACATTTCCTTCAGGTTGCGGGCAATGGCTTCGCCTTGGCCACGCTCCTCGGCCTCGAGGCCCGGAAAAGCGCCCGGCGTGTCGATCAGCGTAACAATGGGCTTGCCGAATTTCTCAGCCAGCTTCATCAGGCGCAGGGCTTTGCGGTAGCCTTCGGGGTTGGGCATGCCGAAGTTGCGCAGTTGGCGCTGCTTGGTATTGCGGCCTTTTTGCTGCCCGATGAACATCACGGTGCGGCCATCAAGCTCGGCAAAGCCGCCCACCATGGCTTTGTCGTCGGCCACGGTACGGTCGCCGTGCAGCTCCACGAACTTCTGCGTCATGCCCTCGATGTAGTCGAGCGTGTAGGGGCGGTCGGGGTGGCGCGAAAGCTGCACCCGCTGCCAGCGCGTGAGGTTTGCGTACGTTTCTTTCTTAAGGGCCTTGATCTTGGCCTCCAGCGCCTCTACCGCTTCCGATACATCAACTTGGCTTTCCTGCGCCAGTTTCTGCATTTCGCGGAGTTTGCCTTCGAGGGCGGCAATTGGTTGTTCGAAATCGAGCAGCATAGCCAAACGGGCGGCATGCAAACCGCCACGGAGGAAGTCTTAAGGTGGAAAATGGGGGAGGGCAAAGGTAAGCGACGCAACGCAAGCCTGCTGCGAACAAGGCCCGCAATCTGCGCTAAAAATTTTATGGCTCACAATCAGCTACAAAGCCGCTAGAGGTAACATTTTCGTAAAAAACTTTGCGCTGGGGCTTGCAACAAGGCAAAAAGGCGCTCTACCTTTGCAGCGCAATCGGGGGTAACGCCCCGGCACTTGCAAGTTGGTTCGGTAGTTCAGTCGGTTAGAATGCCGCCCTGTCACGGCGGAGGTCGCGGGTTCGAGTCCCGTCCGAACCGCACAACGCCCCGCAGCACCCCGCTGCGGGGCGTTTGCTTTTGGTGGCGTTTCCGGTTGCCAATCCGAAGCGCCGAGCGTTGCAACATTTAGGCCATCGGCCCCAACGGAGGCGTCGTGCAACAGTTAGCGCCCTAGGTTCGGCCGCGCTGCCGGTTGGGCGGCAAGCCAGCAGGGGGCGGCGAACTGTTCAATACCGAGTTCGATGTTGCGCTATGCTCGGCGCATAGTTGTTTGTCGGCGGGTTTCGCGCTGCGCCCCAGCTCTTGTGCGCATGTGCCCGGGGCGCACCTAGGCAAGCAAGGAGGCAGTGCGCCCTGCGACTTCCTGCTTCTACGGAGTCCCTGAGGCCACGCAAAACTGACTTGACTACCGGTATTTTGAAATTTTCTTTGGCTGCTAATCAGGTGCTTGGGGCCGCAAACGCCTTTTTTTGCCCGATTTTATAGAGCAAGTGTTGCTGTAATCCAAAAAGGCGCTCTACCTTTGCAACGCAATCGGGGGTAACGCCCCGGCACTTGCAAGTTGGTTCGGTAGTTCAGTCGGTTAGAATGCCGCCCTGTCACGGCGGAGGTCGCGGGTTCGAGTCCCGTCCGAACCGCACAACGCCCCGCAGCACCCCGCTGCGGGGCGTTTGCTTTTTTTCGGCCATCTGTGTCCTGTCCATGGCCACGCCTGCCAGGTAAGTCAAAAACGCGGAAAGCCTTGGCTTGCAGTGCCAAGGCTTTCCGCGTTTTTACCTAGGGGCGGGGTAGCTTCCGTGCGAAAGAGGACGGTGCTGTGCTTGCTCTGGCACCTCCGAACCCAGTGCGCGCCTAAACTGCCAACTTGGATTGCTTGCTGTGTTTGCCTCCGTGTTTGCGGAAGAAGAGGTCGATGGAAGCTTTTAAGTTTTCTTGTTCGGTAGAGCTGAAACCCGCTGCTTGGCCGCGTTTGGGGCGCGGCACGGAAATGTAAAGCCGTGCGCCGTCGCGGGCAGGGTACGTGTACACGTACATGGCCGTTTGCAGCGGGAAATCACACACCCACCGCTCAAAACCCAAGGCAAGCAAATAAGAGTCGTCCATAACTGGCACCCAAAGTAATCAGTATGCGCTACGGTGTAAAATAACGCAGCACTCCGGCTGGTTGATATCACATATTGATGTGGTATCCGGCGGCCTATAAGCGGAGCAAGTTACGCAACCCGCCGCCAAAGCCTTGTTTGCGTGTTGAGCCACGGGGAACTTGCGGTTGCTGCCGGGGTTTGCGCATCTTGCGCCCAT includes the following:
- a CDS encoding alkaline phosphatase PhoX, which encodes MNTTTLSARVAACLLAPVLLISCEKKDSAKEEPQLVAVELKNHSVTPALVKPLPGFENLGIYSLISSDDVLPASPRFMFGGSADGAGLLKAPNGQGYVLVTNHEDNMSISRVWLDEKFKPVRGEYLLNANGGRWRLCSATMVTPEEHGFGPYFLSAGESSVDAQTHLINPFGDTLSQNTARGIRGLGYWSAENAVPLPKTAYAGQTVVLIGEDASDATGGQLVMYRSTVAGDLDGGQQYLLRRLDQNQRETDMVVGQRYDVEFAAIPNANSLTGTQLQAQVDPLKAIKFGRVEDIDYRKGTGRSREVYFNVTGQDRSGANADGSRTKFGRTYRLVLDAQNPLRGTLEVILDGDNRTAANKAADFQNPDNLCATENYVYIQEDSNGYGQETHDAYVYQYNIATGELKRVLELDHRRNAPDAGTYNVGRTSAYGSWEYGAMFDISELIGEPNTFALCIQPHTWTGTKYRNGGARPNNGNSQASQIVVLRGLPR
- a CDS encoding acetyl-CoA carboxylase carboxyltransferase subunit alpha, which encodes MLLDFEQPIAALEGKLREMQKLAQESQVDVSEAVEALEAKIKALKKETYANLTRWQRVQLSRHPDRPYTLDYIEGMTQKFVELHGDRTVADDKAMVGGFAELDGRTVMFIGQQKGRNTKQRQLRNFGMPNPEGYRKALRLMKLAEKFGKPIVTLIDTPGAFPGLEAEERGQGEAIARNLKEMFMLKVPVICIIIGEGASGGALGIAIGDRVLMLENTWYSVISPESCSSILWRSWNYKEQAAEALKLTATDMLKAGLVDGIVKEPLGGAHTDTARMIETLKKTIAKTLDELEALPSDERISQRIDKFGRMGVVVE